Below is a genomic region from Methanomicrobia archaeon.
TATGAGCGGATCGAGCGCGCAGTATATTTATTGTGAATGAAAAAGGACAGTAGACGGCTGTGGTTCTCGATATCAAAGAGTACGAAGCAGTGCTTGAGGATCTCGATGACATTACCATTGTCGCCGAACGTCGTGAAGAACCGACCATCTATTTAGAAACACTCAAAAACAGACTCAAGACAGAGGGGCTCCTTTAAAATCTTCTGGAAGACCTCTGCAGAACGCGACTTACGGAATATCGACGTATAGTACATCCCTCGCATTATTAAAGCGATTGCAGTACTCTCTCTGCGCAAAGAACGGTCATTTACACTCGTACATGAACCCCGCTCTCCCGCAAATACCGCTTTACCTCCTGAATGGAATACTCCTTGTAATGGAATATTGACGCCGCGAGCGCTGCGGACGCTTCTGTTGTTTCGAACACGGCTTTCATGTGCACGGGTAACCCGCACCCGCCTGATGCGATCACGGGAATGTTCACGCAGTCGCAGACCGCTTGCGTTAACTCGAGATCGAACCCGTCCTTCGTGCCGTCCCTGTCCATGCTCGTGAGCAGTATCTCACCAGCACCCCGCTCCTCGACTTCCTGCGCCCATCGCAGGGTGTCAACGCCTGTGAACTTCCTGCCGCCGTAGTAGGAGCACTCGAACCAGCAGGCGCCTTCGGGCGTCTCGATGAGCGCTCTGCCATTCTCTGTTGCTGCCTTCAGCTCCGCAGCCGTCTGCACATACCGCCGTTTCGCATCGATCGCTACCACGCACGCCTGACTGCCGAAGATGCGCGCAATATCGTTCACCCGCTCGTGCTTGAGCAGCGCTGCGGTATTGATCGAGACTTTATCTGCACCCGCGTTGAACATCCTGCGCGCGTCCTCCACGCTACGAATCCCACCGCCGACGGTCAGCGGTATAAACACGTTGCTCGCGGTCTTCGCGATCACGTGCGCCATGGTCTCTCGCCGTTCATGCGACGCTGTTATATCCAAAAAGACGAGTTCGTCCGCGCCCTGCTCGTCGTACTCCCGGGCCAGCTCCCAGGGGATGCCCGCGTACGTGATGCGCTGGAACTCGATCCCTTTGACCACTCTGCCTCCCGAAAGCGCCAGATCGCAGTCCAGACAGGGTATAATTCGCTTGGTTAACATCGCAGGTTAGTTACGTGCCGTGAGCGATAGCGGCGAAGTTGTGTAAGATGTGCAATCCTTTTTCCGACGACTTCTCAGGGTGGAACTGCACCCCAAAGAGCTTATCTCGCTGCACCACCGCTGCCAATGCCCCGCCGTATTCGACCGATGCCATGACACGGGCAGCATCGCGCGGCACACAGTGGTACGAGTGCACGAAGTAGAAGTAATCGTGCTCAGTGATACCCTCAAGCAGTGGGGTCGGTCGCGGTATCGTGAGGTTGTTCCAGCCCATATGCGGCACTCGCACGGTCTTCGGCAGCCGCACCACGCGCCCCGGGATCAATCCTAACCCTGTTTCAGAGCCCTCCTCGCTTGCCTCAAAGAGGAGCTGCATCCCCACACAGATGCCAAGGACGGGCATGCCGGATTCGATGCACTCGATAAGGATGGCGGCAACCGACCTGAAACTGCGTGCGCAGTCGTCGAACGCGCCCACGCCCGGTACAATAATCCCGGCCGCATCCTTCAGGCGCTCGACCTTATTTGGGGTAACGAGCAGCGGCTGAGCGTGCACGTGCTTCAGCCCGTTATAGATGCTGAAGAGGTTCCCGATCCCGTAGTCGACGATCGCGATCATGCTGAGTTTGAGGACACTAACCGTTATTCTAACGTAGGGCTAGAAATACCGTTTTCTCGTTCGGCGCACCTCCTGGAGTGTGCGGATCCGACCTTCACTTCACCAGCGACTCACGGAGCATGTCTAAAACCACGGGAAACGGTTGGCGGTCCACGAATTCAGGTGGTAAGCCCAGGCTCCTCGCGAGCTTTAGCACCTCGTGCTTGTTCAGCTTCCGTAACGGCTCAACGATCGTTAATCCGTTCCGTCTCGAGTCGATCAGTCGAATCTCTTCAAAGAGGTCATCAGGTAGCTCGACGCCCTCCTCTGTCCTCACCACATCTGCCGCGGTCGTGCCCTGTACCAAATACATCGCCTTCTCCTCGCGCACCACGCGGCCGAGGACCGAGTAGAATGCGTTTTGATACACTCTTCTCAGCTCCTCACGTTCAGTAATGCCGTTCAATGCGTTATCGAACTCCATTGCGGCATCGACCGTTCTGATCTGCATGGCGCTCATCTCGAAAAAGCCGGTTATACGCGCTACCTCATCCCCCCGCATCAACCCATCGGCGATCAATACGGCCAACATCCGCTTTCCAATCGCGCGATGCGTCACTACGGCAGCAAGCGTGGTATCAAC
It encodes:
- the hisF gene encoding imidazole glycerol phosphate synthase subunit HisF — translated: MLTKRIIPCLDCDLALSGGRVVKGIEFQRITYAGIPWELAREYDEQGADELVFLDITASHERRETMAHVIAKTASNVFIPLTVGGGIRSVEDARRMFNAGADKVSINTAALLKHERVNDIARIFGSQACVVAIDAKRRYVQTAAELKAATENGRALIETPEGACWFECSYYGGRKFTGVDTLRWAQEVEERGAGEILLTSMDRDGTKDGFDLELTQAVCDCVNIPVIASGGCGLPVHMKAVFETTEASAALAASIFHYKEYSIQEVKRYLRESGVHVRV
- the hisH gene encoding imidazole glycerol phosphate synthase subunit HisH, encoding MIAIVDYGIGNLFSIYNGLKHVHAQPLLVTPNKVERLKDAAGIIVPGVGAFDDCARSFRSVAAILIECIESGMPVLGICVGMQLLFEASEEGSETGLGLIPGRVVRLPKTVRVPHMGWNNLTIPRPTPLLEGITEHDYFYFVHSYHCVPRDAARVMASVEYGGALAAVVQRDKLFGVQFHPEKSSEKGLHILHNFAAIAHGT